TTGAAAAAAAGTCTGCAAAAACAATGAAAAACTTTCAACGAATGTTGGATTTTTCACGCGCTTTTTGATACGATAGAGAAAGCATACAGAATTCTTGAAATTTTAAGGGCTTCCACTGGAAGCTATTGGAGGATCAGGAATTGGCGGAAGGCGTCAAAGCCGCGCCAGGACTGGCGTTTCAACCTTTGAAAGAAATTTTGAAAGGAAAATGAAGCGTTATCATTGCACAATTGTACAAAGTGTCGTATCATAATTTTAATTAGTCGAACGATAAAATTTATCGCAATGGAGAGAGTAATTTGACGGTAACCATTTACGATGTAGCTCGAGAAGCAGGCGTATCTATGGCTACGGTATCACGGGTTGTGAATAATAACCCCAACGTGAAGCCGCAGACCCGGAAGAAGGTTTTTGAAGCGATTGAGCGTTTGGGCTATCGTCCGAATGCGGTGGCGAGAGGTCTCGCCAGCAAGAAAACGACAACCGTAGGGGTTGTTATCCCTGATATCTCAAACTCGATTTTTGCGGAAATTGCACGCGGGATTGAAGATATTGCCAATATGTATCACTACAACATCATTCTCTGTAACGCAGACAAGCGCAAAGAGAAAGAGATTCGTGTCATTAACACACTGCTCGAGAAGCAGGTGGACGGGCTGCTGTTCATGGGCGGAACCGTTACGGAAGAGCATATTCAGGCGTTCCAGACCTCTGCTGTGCCTATCGTGCTCTGTGCGACCCGCGATGAGAAGGGAACATATCCTTCCGTGGATATCGACCATGAGACGGCTGCCTTTGATGCAGTGAATACGCTTATCCGCCACGGACACCGGGAGATCGCAATGATCAGCGGTACGCTGCAGGACCCTGCGAACGGATATGCCCGGTTCCACGGCTACAAGAAGGCGCTGGAAGCGGCAGGTATCGAGTATCAGGAAGATCTGGTACGCATCGGTAACTATCGTTACGAATCCGGTGTCGAAGCCATGAAGTACTTCCTGGGTCTGAAGAAGAAGCCGACAGCTATCTTTGCTGCTACCGATGAGATGGCGATTGGTGCCATTCACAGCATTCAGGATGAAGGCCTCAAGGTGCCGGATGACTTCTCAATTATCAGTGTAGACAACATCCGGATGGCTTCAATGGTTCGTCCACTCCTCACTACTGTAGCACAGCCGATGTATGATCTCGGTGCTGTAGCGATGAGATTGCTGACGAAGCTAATGAAGAAGGAGACGGTTGAGAATCCGCGTGTTATTTTGCCGCATGAGACCATTCTTCGTCTGTCTGTCAACCATGTCAACAAATAAGATCAGTACGTTTAGCAAGTGAATATAGGTTTCTTAAGAAGCTCCTTCGGGAGCTTTTTATGTTTGCGGGCAGAAAGTTCAAGGGGGATATGAAATGAGCGGAGTGCTGGGTCTGATTGGCGCAATGGATGAAGAAATCAAGCTGCTGCTGGAAGAGATGGAGAATCGGCAGACCACGGTGAAGGCCGGAATTACCTTTTATGCAGGGACAGTATTCGGGAAGGCAGCTGTAGTCAGCAAATCTGGGGTCGGGAAGGTGAATGCCGCAGTAACCACACAGATTCTGTTGGACAGCTTCGGAGTGGAAAAGGTGCTGTTCACTGGTGTGGCGGGGGCGCTGCACCCTGAGCTGAACATCGGGGATATTGTTATTTCGTCCTCCTGCATTCAGCATGACATGGATGTTACAGCGCTCGGTTATGCCAGAGGGGTGATCCCATATCAGGAGATCTCCGCCTTCCAGGCAGATCCGCTGCTGGTGAAGCTAGCAGAAGAGGCCTGTCAAGAGCTTAGACAGAAGTCTGTGACGGGCATTGTGCTGTCCGGGGATCAATTCATTGCCAGCAGGGCGTCAGTAGCTATGCTGCGTGAGCAGCTGGACGGGGCCTGTGCAGAGATGGAGGGTGCGGCGGTCGCCCAAGTCTGCCATATGAACGGGATACCTTTTGTAATCGTACGTTCAATGTCAGACAAAGCAGACGGCTCAGCACATGTGAATTACAGTGAGTTCACCGTAACGGCCTCACAGCATTCGCATGCCATTCTGGAGCATATGCTTAAGGCTATGTAACCTGCAGGCAGGCCGCCTGAATTAATACATAAACCGCTGTCTGAAGCGAACCCGGTCGAAGGTCTCACGGGAGGACAGCGGTACTTCCTGGCCCATGCGGACCATTAGGCAATTGGCCGGATGCGAGCAGATCTCCGGATCATCGGTGGCATACCACACCATATCTACCGTCTTCATCAGCTTCTCCATCATCTGGCGGTACTCCCATACACTAAGGCCGCTTCCCTTGAGGTCCCAGTGCCAATAATATTCGGTTGTGAATACGATGCAGTTCTCCAGCTGTCCCTCTTCAAAAGCGCTTGAAACCAGCAGCTTCGCAAGGCCGCACCCGCGATACTCGTCAGCCACTTCGATAGCTCCCAGCTCAACCAGATCCTCCATCCCGCCCTGAGACCATAACTCCAGTTCATCCGGATAATGAAAAGTGACATAGCCCACGATAACGTCTGAGACCACTGCTGCCAGGATGCGTCCTTCAGGTAAGCCAGATATCTCTATCAAGGCTTCAAGCTGCTCCTGCGGCTTACGGAAGGCGTCCAGATCGCGGTGCATGCTTAAGGTCTGAAGCGTTTCGGCTGATAAGGGGCCACCGATAGATATAAGCCGGCCTTGATGCTCTATGGTATGGGATACTGGGATTTTATGATGCTCCATTCTTGGGCTCCCTCCGGTTCACTATAATATGGAATGTAACCGCTTCCTGTGATATACTGATTCCGACACGGAATATTCACATTTAGAGTGTTGACGAAATTAAGAGAATTAGAGGGTACCCTTAAAGCTTAAAGCAAACCAGTAGGGGAGGCAAGAGTAATGGGGCAAGTTCAAGGCGAAATTTTGCCGGGCCGGGTGCAGCACTCGAATATGGAGGACTATTCCCGGGCAGTTGACGAATTCCGGTGGGAGGATGTCGAGCGCAGCTTCTCCTGGCATGGGACCGGCAAGGTGAATATGGCACATGAAGCTATAGACCGTCATGTCGAGGAGGGGCGAGGGGCTGCTACGGCGCTGATCTACAGCGATGCGGTGCGTGAGGAGC
This genomic interval from Paenibacillus sp. FSL H8-0332 contains the following:
- the ccpA gene encoding catabolite control protein A yields the protein MTVTIYDVAREAGVSMATVSRVVNNNPNVKPQTRKKVFEAIERLGYRPNAVARGLASKKTTTVGVVIPDISNSIFAEIARGIEDIANMYHYNIILCNADKRKEKEIRVINTLLEKQVDGLLFMGGTVTEEHIQAFQTSAVPIVLCATRDEKGTYPSVDIDHETAAFDAVNTLIRHGHREIAMISGTLQDPANGYARFHGYKKALEAAGIEYQEDLVRIGNYRYESGVEAMKYFLGLKKKPTAIFAATDEMAIGAIHSIQDEGLKVPDDFSIISVDNIRMASMVRPLLTTVAQPMYDLGAVAMRLLTKLMKKETVENPRVILPHETILRLSVNHVNK
- a CDS encoding 5'-methylthioadenosine/adenosylhomocysteine nucleosidase encodes the protein MSGVLGLIGAMDEEIKLLLEEMENRQTTVKAGITFYAGTVFGKAAVVSKSGVGKVNAAVTTQILLDSFGVEKVLFTGVAGALHPELNIGDIVISSSCIQHDMDVTALGYARGVIPYQEISAFQADPLLVKLAEEACQELRQKSVTGIVLSGDQFIASRASVAMLREQLDGACAEMEGAAVAQVCHMNGIPFVIVRSMSDKADGSAHVNYSEFTVTASQHSHAILEHMLKAM
- a CDS encoding GNAT family N-acetyltransferase; the encoded protein is MEHHKIPVSHTIEHQGRLISIGGPLSAETLQTLSMHRDLDAFRKPQEQLEALIEISGLPEGRILAAVVSDVIVGYVTFHYPDELELWSQGGMEDLVELGAIEVADEYRGCGLAKLLVSSAFEEGQLENCIVFTTEYYWHWDLKGSGLSVWEYRQMMEKLMKTVDMVWYATDDPEICSHPANCLMVRMGQEVPLSSRETFDRVRFRQRFMY